The Pediococcus inopinatus region CCTAACTTGATTGAGATTCAAAGTAATTCATACCAATGGTTCCTTGATGAAGGGTTAAAGGACATGTTCGATGACATTATGCCTATCGACGACTTTGCTGGAAATCTTTCTTTGGAATACATTGATTATCAGTTACTAGAACCAAAATATACGGTGGATGAAGCACGTGAACACGAGGCAAATTATTCAGCGCCTTTACATGTGACTTTACGTTTAACTAACCACGAAACTGGTGAAATTAAATCTCAACATGTTTTCTTTGGTGACTTCCCATTAATGACAGAACAAGGTACTTTCATTATTAATGGTGCAGAACGGGTTATTGTTTCCCAGTTAGTTCGTTCTCCTGGTGTTTATTACACTAAGTCTGCTGATAAAAATGGTCGTGATGTATGGGGAACCACGGTTATTCCTAATCGTGGGGCCTGGTTAGAATACGAAACAGATGCCAAGAACATTGCATATGTGCGTATTGACCGAACTCGTAAAATTCCAATGACTGAATTAGTCCGAGCACTTGGCTTTGGCTCAGATGAAGAAATTGTGGAAATGTTAGGTGAAACTGACGCTCTTGATAATACTTTAGATAAAGATGTGCATAAAAATTCTGAGGATTCTCGTGTTGAAGAGGCTTTAAAGGATGTTTATGAACGTTTGCGTCCTGGTGAACCAAAGACAGCTGACAGTTCACGTAGTTTGTTGACGGCTCGTTTCTTTGATCCAAAACGTTATGATATGGCTCCTGTTGGTCGTTACAAGGTTAACAAGAAGTTAAGTTTGAAGACGCGTTTGGTAGGCCAAACTTTGGCGGAAACTTTAGCAGATCCAGATACTGGTGAAGTTATTGTTCAAAAAGGAACAGTTGTTACTAAAGATGTGATGAAGGACCTAGCTCCATATTTAGATAAAAAAGATTTCAAGGCTGTCACATATACACCTTCTACAGAAGCAGTTGTGACAGAACCTATGACTGTTCAATCAATTAAGATTGTTAGTCCTAATGACCCTGAACGTGAGTTGACAATGATCGGCAACGACAACATTGATCTTAAACTCAAACATATTACTCCTGCAGATATTGTTTCGACGATCAACTACTTCTTCTTATTGCAAGAGGGTGTTGGTTCTACAGATGATATTGATCACTTGGGTAATCGTCGTATTCGTTCCGTGGGTGAACTTTTACAAAATCAATTTAGAATTGGTCTTTCACGAATGGAACGAGTTGTTCGTGAACGGATGTCAATTCAAGATGCAACTACAGTTACACCACAACAATTAATTAATATTCGTCCTGTTGTTGCTTCTATTAAAGAATTCTTTGGTTCATCTCAATTGTCACAATTCATGGATCAAACTAATCCTTTGGGTGAACTTACGCATAAGCGTCGTCTTTCAGCCCTTGGACCTGGTGGTTTAACTCGTGATCGTGCCGGATATGAAGTTCGTGATGTGCATTACACGCATTATGGTCGGATGTGTCCAATTGAAACGCCTGAAGGTCCTAATATTGGATTGATTAACAGTTTGGCTAGTTATGCCAAAATTAACAAATATGGTTTTATTGAAACTCCATATCGTCGTGTTTCATGGACGAGTCATGCGGTTACCAATAAGATTGATTATTTGACTGCTGATGAAGAAGATCAATTCATTATTGCGCAAGCTAACTCACCATTAAATGATGATGGTTCGTTTGTGGACAACGTGGTTATGGCGCGTCATGAAAGTGATAACATCGAAATTGGCATCGATAAAGTCGATTACATGGATGTTTCACCAAAACAAGTAGTTGCAGTTGCAACGGCCTGCATTCCTTTCTTGGAAAATGATGATTCTAACCGTGCTTTGA contains the following coding sequences:
- a CDS encoding DNA-directed RNA polymerase subunit beta; protein product: MAGHLVKYGKHRTRRSYARIKEVLELPNLIEIQSNSYQWFLDEGLKDMFDDIMPIDDFAGNLSLEYIDYQLLEPKYTVDEAREHEANYSAPLHVTLRLTNHETGEIKSQHVFFGDFPLMTEQGTFIINGAERVIVSQLVRSPGVYYTKSADKNGRDVWGTTVIPNRGAWLEYETDAKNIAYVRIDRTRKIPMTELVRALGFGSDEEIVEMLGETDALDNTLDKDVHKNSEDSRVEEALKDVYERLRPGEPKTADSSRSLLTARFFDPKRYDMAPVGRYKVNKKLSLKTRLVGQTLAETLADPDTGEVIVQKGTVVTKDVMKDLAPYLDKKDFKAVTYTPSTEAVVTEPMTVQSIKIVSPNDPERELTMIGNDNIDLKLKHITPADIVSTINYFFLLQEGVGSTDDIDHLGNRRIRSVGELLQNQFRIGLSRMERVVRERMSIQDATTVTPQQLINIRPVVASIKEFFGSSQLSQFMDQTNPLGELTHKRRLSALGPGGLTRDRAGYEVRDVHYTHYGRMCPIETPEGPNIGLINSLASYAKINKYGFIETPYRRVSWTSHAVTNKIDYLTADEEDQFIIAQANSPLNDDGSFVDNVVMARHESDNIEIGIDKVDYMDVSPKQVVAVATACIPFLENDDSNRALMGANMQRQAVPLLDPHAPLVGTGIEYKAAHDSGVALICKHDGTVEYVDANQIRIRRDDGALDTYKLMKFRRSNGGKNYNQRPIVKVNDHVDNDEVLADGPSMEGGELALGQNPLVAFMTWQGYNFEDAIAINERLVRDDVYTSIHIEEYESEARDTKLGPEEMTREIPNVGEDALKDLDEDGIVRIGAEVEDGDILVGKVTPKGVTELSAEERLLHAIFGEKAREVRDTSLRVPHGGSGIIQDVKIFTRENGDELSPGVNMMVRVYIAQKRKLQVGDKMAGRHGNKGTVSVVIPEEDMPYMPDGTPIDIMLSPMGVPSRMNIGQVLELHLGMAARNLGIHVATPVFDGANDKDIADAVKEAGMQTDAKTVLYDGRTGEPFEQRIAVGVMHYMKLAHMVDDKIHARSIGPYSLVTQQPLGGKAQFGGQRFGEMEVWALEAYGAAYTLQEILTYKSDDVVGRVKTYEAIVKGDPIPRPGVPESFRVLVKELQALGLDMKVLDNDKNEIELRDMDDEDDDVVNVDALSKYAEEQKDKSKEEAKKASASADKASASETKAETEKNQK